From Veillonella dispar, one genomic window encodes:
- the rph gene encoding ribonuclease PH — MRSDNRTAGQLRPIKITRNFTEYAEGSVLIECGKTKVICTATVEDSVPRWLKGSGQGWVTAEYSLLPRSTQTRVSREAAKGKQTGRTVEIQRLIGRALRAVVDLEALGERSITIDCDVIQADGGTRTASITGAFVALVDAVDFTFGGAGKFPITDFCAAISVGIGPEGPITDLCYEEDSAAIVDMNVVRTGSGNMVEVQGTGEHGTFNRDELNALLDLAEAATDELMAKQREVLGTTADKVGKVYPTAPEV; from the coding sequence ATGCGCAGCGATAATAGAACAGCAGGTCAATTGCGACCTATTAAAATAACACGGAATTTTACAGAGTATGCAGAAGGTTCTGTACTCATTGAGTGCGGCAAGACTAAGGTTATCTGTACAGCCACTGTGGAGGATTCTGTGCCACGCTGGCTCAAAGGTTCTGGCCAAGGTTGGGTAACTGCTGAATACTCCTTGTTGCCACGTTCTACGCAAACTCGCGTAAGCCGTGAGGCTGCAAAGGGTAAACAAACGGGCCGCACCGTAGAAATTCAACGCCTTATCGGTCGTGCTTTGCGCGCCGTTGTAGATCTTGAAGCATTAGGTGAACGTTCTATTACAATCGACTGCGATGTAATTCAAGCCGATGGCGGCACGCGTACAGCATCGATTACAGGTGCCTTTGTAGCCCTCGTTGATGCGGTGGACTTCACCTTTGGTGGCGCAGGTAAATTCCCGATTACTGACTTCTGCGCAGCTATTTCCGTAGGGATTGGCCCAGAAGGTCCTATTACGGATCTTTGCTACGAAGAGGATAGTGCAGCTATCGTTGACATGAACGTGGTGCGTACAGGCTCTGGCAATATGGTTGAGGTACAAGGTACTGGTGAACATGGTACCTTTAACCGTGATGAGCTCAATGCATTACTTGATTTAGCAGAGGCTGCTACAGATGAGCTCATGGCAAAACAACGTGAAGTACTTGGCACAACAGCAGATAAAGTAGGTAAGGTATATCCTACAGCTCCGGAGGTGTAA
- a CDS encoding XTP/dITP diphosphatase gives MEQIVLATGNKGKIREFSEAFSHLSIDCVPVKDVISIDEPEETGTTFMENALLKARYYAKATNRPCLADDSGITVDALNGAPGVYSARYAGHHGDDQANNEKLIRELQGKSDRTGHYVCALALVYPDGREVTAEGYCDGLVQDEPKGDNGFGYDPYFYVPEFEKTMAELSIEEKETISHRGRALRKLINKL, from the coding sequence GTGGAACAAATCGTATTAGCTACAGGCAATAAAGGGAAAATTCGTGAATTTTCTGAGGCTTTCTCTCATTTATCTATCGATTGTGTACCGGTAAAAGATGTAATTTCCATTGATGAACCAGAGGAAACGGGTACCACTTTTATGGAAAATGCTCTATTAAAGGCTCGCTACTACGCAAAGGCTACCAATCGTCCATGCCTTGCCGATGATTCTGGCATCACCGTAGATGCTCTTAATGGGGCACCAGGCGTATATTCTGCGCGTTATGCAGGTCATCATGGGGATGATCAAGCTAATAATGAAAAATTAATTCGCGAATTGCAAGGTAAAAGCGACCGCACAGGTCATTATGTATGTGCCTTAGCTCTCGTATATCCTGATGGCCGTGAAGTGACAGCTGAAGGCTATTGTGATGGACTTGTTCAAGATGAGCCAAAAGGGGATAATGGTTTTGGCTATGATCCATACTTTTATGTACCTGAATTTGAAAAGACAATGGCAGAACTTAGCATTGAAGAAAAGGAAACCATCAGCCATCGTGGCCGTGCTTTACGCAAATTAATTAACAAGCTTTAA